In one window of Hyla sarda isolate aHylSar1 chromosome 1, aHylSar1.hap1, whole genome shotgun sequence DNA:
- the LOC130355870 gene encoding toll-like receptor 1 produces the protein MLRINRVRTRGRYSAKVLHVEKMLNTLHRFWLHVLLLHALMANISGEDCFSNQKLPDRLSFLGTKLDLSHCNITRLHTTTFQKYLNLQVLDLSYNALEELDFSVFQFHTVLQKLDISHNKLRTINCTTLQYIRGVTHLNMSYNHFETTFLCKEFATLRNLKHLGLNVTKIERYDFMSIAHQKLETVFLGLEYLQQYESGSLQLLNSKMLHVVLPQTLTDSALLLYDDFNITTTLEISNIQCEETCNDMIRHINMVIQKSKVSKLILSNIKMSWPEISKILQISWRSTVEHLSIYMFILVKEFDYLHIDFSEGSLKSLTIENVIPQVFLHGSYKHPLNIFSEMFVENLTISNAEITHLPCPPRPNIFRSLILSNNKITDEIFAQCVTLANIQFLSFQNNILDRLSYVTSMTSTMKSLKHLDVSGNRLYCDFSTRCEWSQSLLVLNISRNKITDSIFNCLPPNLEVLDLSNNQLSSVNKEIGNLKALKELYLSLNQLSHIPDCSHLSKNLMYLNIDENLIHSPSKEQLTNCQNVEKILAGKNKYQCNCELKPFIGTAEILHENLIGWPQSFMCEYPEELKGVILRDFYPSEISCNVFILIGIIVGTLVVLLIIMFFLCKHFDLPWYIRMIFQWLRRKYKVRNSYHDEIMTGKRFHAFISYSQEDSEWVKNSLIPNLEKGDNSIKICHHERDFIPGKTIVENIINCIEKSFKSIFVLSPNFIQSEWCHYELYFAQHSLFGKNSDNLILILLDSIPQYLIPNKYSKLKAIMKHRTYMEWPKEKGKHGLFWANLREAIQTNNPLEGEEVSLFN, from the exons ATGCTAAGAATTAACCGTGTGAGAACCAGAGGACGCTACAGTGCCAAG GTTTTACATGTGGAGAAAATGCTAAACACACTTCATAGATTCTGGCTGCACGTCCTTCTGCTACATGCCTTGATGGCCAATATTTCTGGAGAAGACTGCTTTAGCAATCAAAAGCTGCCAGACAGACTTTCCTTCCTGGGCACAAAGTTAGATTTAAGCCATTGTAATATAACTAGACTCCATACAACCACATTTCAGAAATATCTTAACTTACAGGTCTTGGATCTTTCTTATAACGCACTTGAAGAATTAGACTTCTCAGTTTTCCAGTTTCACACTGTTCTACAAAAATTAGACATCTCACACAATAAGCTGCGGACTATAAATTGCACAACCCTACAATATATCAGAGGTGTCACTCATCTAAATATGTCCTACAATCATTTTGAAACTACGTTCCTATGTAAAGAATTTGCTACGTTAAGAAACCTAAAACATCTTGGATTAAATGTCACAAAGATCGAGCGATATGATTTCATGAGTATTGCACATCAAAAACTGGAAACTGTGTTTTTGGGGCTTGAATATCTGCAGCAATATGAATCTGGGAGCCTTCAGTTATTAAATTCTAAAATGCTACATGTGGTTTTACCTCAGACATTGACAGACTCAGCTCTTCTATTATATGATGACTTCAATATCACTACAACATTGGAAATCTCTAATATACAATGTGAGGAAACATGTAATGATATGATTAGACATATTAATATGGTCATCCAAAAATCCAAGGTGTCCAAGCTTATTCTTAGCAACATCAAAATGTCGTGGCCTGAAATAAGCAAAATTCTGCAAATTTCCTGGCGTTCAACAGTTGAACATCTGTCCATCTATATGTTTATTCTGGTAAAAGAGTTTGATTACCTACATATTGACTTTTCAGAGGGTTCATTAAAGTCTTTGACAATCGAAAATGTTATTCCACAAGTCTTCCTCCATGGCTCCTATAAACATCCTTTAAACATATTTTCAGAAATGTTTGTAGAGAACTTGACCATATCTAATGCTGAAATTACACACTTGCCTTGTCCTCCACGGCCTAATATTTTCCGTTCCCTTATATTGTCCAATAACAAAATTACAGATGAGATTTTTGCACAATGTGTGACTCTCGCTAATATTCAGTTTCTTAGCTTTCAAAATAATATATTAGACAGATTGTCATATGTAACTTCTATGACGTCCACGATGAAATCTCTAAAGCATTTAGATGTCAGCGGTAATAGACTTTACTGTGATTTCAGCACCAGGTGTGAATGGTCCCAAAGTCTTCTCGTTCTAAATATCTCTAGAAACAAGATCACAGACTCCATCTTCAATTGTCTACCCCCCAATCTCGAGGTTCTTGATCTCTCCAACAACCAACTATCAAGCGTCAACAAAGAAATTGGCAACTTAAAAGCTTTAAAAGAACTGTACTTGTCATTAAACCAACTAAGTCATATACCAGACTGCAGTCACTTAAGTAAGAACTTGATGTATTTGAACATTGATGAAAATTTAATACATTCCCCATCCAAGGAACAACTTACAAATTGTCAAAATGTGGAGAAGATACtcgctggaaaaaataaatatcaaTGTAATTGTGAGCTAAAACCATTCATCGGCACTGCAGAAATCTTACATGAAAACCTCATAGGATGGCCTCAATCCTTCATGTGTGAGTATCCAGAAGAACTCAAAGGCGTTATCCTTAGGGATTTTTATCCTTCTGAAATATCTTGCAATGTATTCATTTTAATAGGCATCATTGTTGGCACCTTGGTGGTCCTACTGATCATCATGTTTTTCCTCTGCAAACATTTTGACTTGCCATGGTATATTCGAATGATTTTTCAATGGCTTCGAAGGAAGTACAAAGTGAGAAATAGCTATCATGATGAAATTATGACTGGTAAACGTTTTCATGCATTCATCTCATACAGTCAAGAAGACAGTGAATGGGTGAAAAACTCACTTATTCCAAACCTTGAAAAAGGAGATAATTCCATAAAAATCTGCCATCATGAAAGGGATTTTATTCCAGGTAAAACAATAGTTGAAAATATCATCAACTGCATCGAAAAAAGTTTTAAGTCTATTTTTGTACTCTCTCCAAATTTCATCCAAAGTGAATGGTGCCATTATGAGCTGTATTTTGCACAGCACTCACTATTTGGTAAGAATTCTGATAATTTAATTCTCATTTTATTAGATTCAATACCCCAGTATCTTATTCCCAACAAATACAGTAAATTAAAGGCTATCATGAAACACAGGACTTACATGGAGTGGCCAAAGGAGAAAGGCAAACACGGCCTATTTTGGGCCAATCTCAGAGAAGCTATCCAAACAAATAATCCTTTGGAGGGTGAAGAAGTATCTTTATTTAATTGA